Proteins encoded together in one Thalassotalea crassostreae window:
- the ruvC gene encoding crossover junction endodeoxyribonuclease RuvC: MSIILGIDPGSRLTGYGVIEKQGRKFSYLGSGCIKTLSAGDNHPERLQIIFAGVSELILQFKPDMFAIEQVFMGVNPGGALKLGQARGAAIVAATNNGIEVAEYSARQIKQAVVGTGAADKEQVQHMVTSFLKLPAPPQADAADALAVAICHAHSYDSLIKMSGQAKKTVRGRLR, from the coding sequence ATGAGTATTATTTTAGGCATAGACCCAGGTTCGAGATTAACCGGCTATGGCGTTATTGAAAAACAAGGTCGGAAATTTAGCTACCTTGGCAGCGGTTGCATAAAAACTCTATCGGCCGGAGATAATCATCCAGAGCGTCTGCAAATCATTTTTGCCGGCGTATCAGAATTGATCCTGCAGTTTAAACCAGACATGTTTGCTATTGAACAAGTGTTTATGGGGGTTAACCCTGGCGGCGCATTAAAACTTGGACAAGCACGAGGAGCGGCGATTGTTGCAGCGACCAACAATGGTATTGAAGTTGCGGAATACTCAGCAAGACAAATTAAACAGGCGGTAGTTGGCACCGGTGCCGCAGATAAAGAACAAGTACAGCACATGGTGACTTCGTTTTTAAAACTGCCGGCACCACCACAAGCGGATGCCGCCGATGCATTGGCAGTCGCTATATGTCACGCCCATAGTTACGATTCGTTGATTAAAATGTCAGGTCAAGCAAAGAAAACAGTACGCGGCCGCCTCCGCTAA